The DNA region tgtatttcatatattcctccttccatttataataaaaagttttattaaaattaaaattctaatacataacacaatttaattgagaatttacaatatttaatataaatgtacattttaaaatttttgattcctttattctttgtcatgaataattgtatcccatctttagtgttctgtaatttttttccagaaccatgtaatgaattatcctctgttgttctaaaatctaaccataatgcatatttattaccggtataataatcaatttgattaatattacaatttttagatgattttactttttcattcataaaatgttttctaatttctggccattgatctatcattctcattccttgacaaaatattttatttgctataccttcgatagttatttctacttttgttatttcaggattataataattatcgacctgtattgcgccattagaatatgttgcaatggtaaaaaatattaatatacctttaatagatcttcttgggaagttaatattctcattaattatttcatcacttgcattaatagttacagttttaaatttatcaatataataatataataatgaaaatccttgattgtattgagtttgaattatacttgaaatattttcatcagttactgtgtcatattctaaacatatattcgataatctataacccatatctttaacaacgctagataatacaatttcattacacaggagcaaatgttatttcgaatataatatcttcttgaattgcgtatttatataaaggtgcattattatttatcaattcaaaatctaatggaattttatgtttgcttccataaatctttttgatcaaattatctgcggtacgagttactattgcgtcattcgctcctgatcttaatttattttggtttcctgattggatgccttgaaatatcatattatttctattttctttagttaataataaatctttgtaatgcataaataaattataatcatctaatgagaaaactgtttctgaacaaatctttatagttaattttttaatcaaatatcttccaacattatcaacaacataattatcattattaccagttacatttatatcagctgataaataaatactatttggaacataaaaagtattttgtgttaatctagggattctaacatttaaagtttcatcaggattactattagaagggttatgagtaattgtatgatgagatctttctgctttaatagcattagatattctaggattcttagaaggatttatataactcccactcatttatttaacaaaaaattaattatcatattcactaacccaaaaataattgcacttacaactgtaatcaaaaataaaataatatgttcagcagcagaataagttaagaatattcccaggagatttcaatataaaaccaacaattgatgctataactccgggtaaagctgcagcagattttttaaatagttcccataaaaaatttgctaatttttttaaaccatccttaactttatcttgtatagaattattatcatctggtggtttatccggtttattgggagtaggtgtagattttaatgaatttgatatggctaaacctattgtcgtgaataccatagttacagctgttagaattgaaagaattgttataccttctaatttaaataacaattttattctgtctgtcgatgatattttagaatttggttttatcaacaaatctttaaaaataacttttgatTTCTTAATATGATTTAggtcaaatgattttaataatatacctctttctttttcctgaaattctttgttatattttaaagaatctatttctttttctaaagctaactttctgcaTTCATAATCaacttcatcaattacttgaagatctctatttaattctaattgttttaattcttcatttgcattagttaattctttttctaacatggttattttagaaaatctcatcttaatgttagcaatttcaccagctgatttttgcatacctttaatttctctacgtgcttgttcatgaaatgcttctaattcatcatcagttaaattaagtaatcctttttctagtaaagattgtattcgatttattctaGTTTCAGTACCGGGTGAATCTAAAAcactattcatctcttcttcaaatgaatgaactgtatCGAACatgctatcaaaatgttttactaattgtaattgacttgaatcattatcaatttgttgaatatctcttctcgatgtttctggtgttgaagatcttaatttatctaatcgatctgCAAAATCTTCATCATTTTCTGGGTCAACAAAAGTAGGTttttgatttggatttttaagtggtgaatattcattaatatcaatattctcaattggttcttcttcatttattctatcgatggcattccatataattctgagaaattctgaaCCACCTTTTGAACGTTCAATTGTAGATCCTGCATGCATTTCAGGATGGTACAGATCTTCtcccattttagataattttaATTTAACATTATCACCATTTAAGTCAAGATTATAAaaccatgaatcatttttaaattctaaattattcatgaaatgtgGATCTTTTTCTCTAATGTGAgttatctgttatattttttgttaataattcttcaataactgtatttgttacactatgttttatgtataataattcttttttcaatacAGGGTTTTCTGTTCTTTCTGATCtattaattaaatcttttcTTTCTGGTCTAGTTTTGATTATTATCTCATCGCGGTTTCTttaataatctattaatttttcacttgtttcagtatcatctttaaatttatcataatcatataatataggCCCACTAgaatcatcttcacctaaattagtattatatgctgCTCCaccatcattatcaatattagtttcattaaaatcaggttgtggttcctCACTTATACCAGGGGCGTCACCAAAAGTATccattggaatatcttcttccatttatataataaaaaattaaaattaaaaatataaaattcctcCTATTACAAATCCTATACAAGtaatagctaatttagcattttcatgggatttattatcattattagttttagttatatcatgttgaatattatcagtttttatatcaccgtgtgggtgccgtactgcaccattttctgtagtattgtaatcttttattttagaatcattatccaatttaatattcttagttttagtttctgttgattgaatatgttttttaattttttcaccttccattaattttggagcagtaataatctttttatttatatcattcaatccaaactaactatttattgttgcagttttaattagattattataaccaattatatttcccacctttaatactaaatcattagaaataattaatagattaggacctatacaataatttaatctaatatgtgatttatctaaataattttgatatcttactatattttctggaatcgatctatttttatcattatgaattgaatcttcaaataatactttgaattgtttctgtgcgtcaaatgaagtgttatacttttccaactattggtgatcttgtttcaacctgtacacctagaatacatatcaaataagttctaatagattgatttattctttgtattccagctttagtaaatccttcactattttctaaaacgaaATTAATCCatccatttttattttgttgttgtatattattataatattttggtaattcattccaatttagtgttattatatctgtatttgttattattttaccaaattctttagtatataatattcctaatccacccattgtaccaatttttgctctaaaatcattatttgaattaatattaaattcattatatattttataaaacttagaaaacttaatattattatttagttcattaaaatattttgaacctggtaaaggacattctaattcactcaatatcaattttatttgaaaatatctatgaaatctaaaaagtgataatagcaatggtaaacttggtttgtttaaatgatcattccaacttataccacaccctgttgttgcgcaataaacagcaaaatttaattggttctgccaatacttcatattagattttaataaccattgttttgcctcatttaaattttcaaaattaattacgtaaatattgaatatattttccatctttgcattaaaactattagtttcagtaacataaatatctaaattaattaatgaatttaaaactaaatttttatatggaatatctttattaaaatggaatatctttattaaaatctattgcaggaatattatatttaattgttttattatattggaaagcttttggaaaccccatttacttaattcaaaaattaataattaactaattcttttaataatttatcttgttcttcaactgttatattaccatttaaacttattatataatctagtgtatttttaaatttattaatttcttttatattagttttaattttttctttattactttttatatttaattttgaacttataccagttaaaacacttgaacttaatcctagcATCCCTAATTGATagagctaaaggtgttaatggtgagaatattgctagaaatgttattacagaactaattgtaactgaaccactgataataaaataataaataattttactttttaaatattttttttttcaaatctttaagtcactttcaaattctaatatttctttttctaaatatgtttttaatttagttttatttatatcatgaggaataatatcaatattaccaactttatcatccatttatttagaaaagaaattactaattagtaaatttatatgctacaaatataacaataacagttccacctaaaatccatattatttcatatttctgttgttccttacttggggtataataatctgataatttaggtttatgtagatgtaatttttctttattggttaccgcgttatataaactcattgcatcatcgactgattgaaaatctctatgtgaaatcttctgatcatataattctttattgatgtaatccatatagttttgtcttttttctctatattcttctgctgctttattatttttttctaatgctaagttatgtcttttctgttctgataatgaaccatttttatcaatatgcttaaataaataaccaccacctgtaaatgctaaagcgttaacaattgccgattctttaatagttataattgtaGATGCCATTTATTCAgcaaaaaattatgcatttatataggaggaatatatttttgtttttccaaataatcaatagttaaattagataaagtaactgctaatgttaattttaaaatatcatttatatcaaatctatcaacattaacacttcccattttacaTACTttaaataccattgaataaccaacagttccaactgatagtaaggcaccattatataatccagttattatccacttattatcactcatttatttatttaaaaaaattactatcttcaaaatattaagttatcttatttataattatttcaacatttatttcattactacttttatgattatcatatattttagatacTATATCTTTGATATAATCGATAATTCCATcttgatttaattcataatattctaagggcgttttgattaaatcaattactttttctatattatacttttctttattaattattgatgcattgttaaaagaattacttttaatatcagtaattacatcatttctcatttctttaccatgtttaaaatcaaacccaaaacatatactcggcccaacagttatattcatttatatagtgaagaAAATTACTCTCatcatcttataactaattcatatatcacaggaaagttattcaaatcaattaaatatccattatgatttctaatttctaatctaaaattattaaattgaggaatgcatggtttgaaatcacattctgttaaattataatttatttgcgttccaaattctttaacattcttcaatggtaaaatatttaatatactagaattacaagttatatctttagttgcttcgaatgtttttgtaggatcgattaaattgcaattaatataaaagtgtgtaaaaggtattaagttaggtgtagcatcaatatttgtaaaagatttatctggaggaattccttacagtttagctataggtttttttaccatagatttatgtttttcaatatcagCCAACCTTACATTATTTTGTCagaactctcactttttaaaaatctaatattaaacccggaattattacctgacttgtgccaggcttttctattatttcttgtgccaatgtatctaaattatataaccctggttttaaatatatataggcccattcatttttatttttattaaaaattaaaacggctctatgttcaacagttttattcgatatattgtaaaatgagttacataaacttatatttactaattttaaatcaacacaattcttaaattctctgtctaattgtactagtaaattatgtgatttataatttgtaagacttcttgaatcaacaaatattctatattctcttaattccaccatttattttacatattttattcgaaatctatttcatggtgccctttttcattcttacctgtgtatatgaaatagaaatcacctgaacataattcttctaaatcttcacttgacaatctatgaaatctatccggtaaatatgttctgaatttatattatattcattttaatccttcatagtCTAAGTGGATGACTTATTTACTACCATAtctattagtaactgtatcaatatttgtaattagatatttattatgaattgttaattctgttaacttttttaatttataatctacagattttacatttgtgatatctttaattctatctagaaatgatttgttgttctcactgtatacttgtttactctccattttaataacatattttttattaaaattgattttagaagttataagattaatattttaagagtaatagggaatatgtttttctaaattaaaGGTTGAGCGgttgagtgagtaaaaaatgaaaaataaattcgagtgtgcgagaattaatttttcattttttactcactcgacaacatattccctattactgtttataatacaaaaagaaataaaacatcaaaaagtaataaaatgtttaaaaatgattcaaactttacaacagaaaaggatattaaagcatcatcttatattagattaccatttacaacaaaagcagtaataaattgtgaaaatgaagataataaatgttttctatggtcaacagaagatattacgcatagttttagaataatatattaccggaaatatgaaacattatataaaattgatcaatatccttGTCAAGACGCTGTAAAAAGGGGGCAAAATCCTCCCCTCGAAAAACTAACAGGTTTTCTCTTTAAAGGACTGACTATATAAATGTCCCGTGGTCACCTGTTAGAATGTCCAACCAACGCAGTAACGCATGACTGcccatatataaataaataaacataaaTATCCGACATTCTCCGGGGCCACAAAGAGTTACAAATAAATTTCGGAAATTCGGAATAAATCGATTAATCGTCTTCTTCTGATTCTTCATCATGGGCGATTCTTCTGATCTTGTCTCGTGCCTTCGTTGCGGCACCTCGTGGTAACCGAGATAGCAACACTTCCGCATCAGAATCGTCTACTTCAGCATCTCGTCCAGACTGTGGACGGGACACGTCACCCTTTGTAGCTTCTCGGACCTCCAAAGGATAAAGTTTCGATATGGAGCGATTGGTTGAACCATTCTTAGTACGTAGTGACACGAAACGTACTAAACTGTCTCTACCATAATGCAGATCTGTAACGACACCCATCTGCCACTTTGACCTTGGCTCTTCATCCTCGATCAGCACAACATCTCCGCGACTTATGAATAGTTCATTCTTGCCGGCTTTCTGTTGATAGTATTCACGCAAAGACGCCAAGTACTCTCGCGCCCATCTATTCCAAAAGTGCTGCATAATTACAGACAGATGTTTCGATCTCGATTCTGCGACGCAAGGCTTCAGCTCAAAGTCTGGGTCCTCTAATTCCCCCGGGGCCACATACGAATGCGGCAATGAGGTGACACGCCTACCAACCATAAGCTGAGACGGAGTTAGAGGATTCTCATCCGACGGGTCTGACGACAAATAGGTTAACGGACGATCGTTCACGACGCTTTCTACTTCGGTTATGACGGTTCGAAACTCATCGATAGTTAAAAGCGCTCGACCAACGATTTTCTTCAAAACACTCTTCACGACTCCTACTAAGCCCTCCCAATAGCCTCCGACCCAGGGGGCACGTTTCGGTATAAAATTCCACGATACGCCGTTTTGACTAATAAACTCCTTAGCCTTAATGATTTAGAAGCATCGTCCGACAATATTTTCTTCGGTAGTGATCTTCTCGCAACAAATCTTCTAAACGCGCGAATAAACGATGCGGTTGTTAGGTCTTCTGTCACCTCGAGATGTACACCACGACTAACCGAACACGTAAAAA from Tubulanus polymorphus unplaced genomic scaffold, tnTubPoly1.2 scaffold_30, whole genome shotgun sequence includes:
- the LOC141914495 gene encoding uncharacterized protein LOC141914495 encodes the protein MWSDSQSVLYRISTEKPLKSFEAKRENPADLLSCESTDDLHSNSLWWHGPKWLVSGSHPTWSPYSAFISAMEVGTDVNSVKGAVPREKVGVTEIVDATRMSSLRKLLRVTAWVRRIIDNTRGGQVKVKTPIIRQLQLYMDVEGLIRSRGRIDNADIASSTKYPCLLPKLHAFSNLVIKDAHEKVFHLGVNSTVSYIRQMYWIPCIRQLVKSRLRQCVICRRFNSRPFRFPDPPPLPVNRVARVPAFFYTGLDYAGPFNVRTPSTIGKAYICLFTCSVSRGVHLEAKEFISQNGVSWNFIPKRAPWVGGYWEGLVGVVKSVLKKIVGRALLTIDEFRTVITEVESVVNDRPLTYLSSDPSDENPLTPSQLMVGRRVTSLPHSYVAPGELEDPDFELKPCVAESRSKHLSVIMQHFWNRWAREYLASLREYYQQKAGKNELFISRGDVVLIEDEEPRSKWQMGVVTDLHYGRDSLVRFVSLRTKNGSTNRSISKLYPLEVREATKGDVSRPQSGRDAEVDDSDAEVLLSRLPRGAATKARDKIRRIAHDEESEEDD